Sequence from the Ornithinimicrobium humiphilum genome:
GCTGCTGGTGCTCGACGAGCCGACCGTGGGGCTGGACCCGCTCACGCGCGAGGCGCTGTGGACCTACTTCCACTCCCTCGTCGCGGAGGGCCGCACGCTGCTCGTCTCCAGCCACGTCATGGACGAGGCCACCCGGTGCGACGACGTCCTGTTGATGCGGGAGGGGCGCTTCCTCGCCCACGGCCCGATCGAGGAGCTGCAGGAGCGCACCGGCACGACGACGCCGGAGGCCGCCTTCCTGGCCCTGATCAAGGAGGGCCGGTGAGCAGCCGCCTCGCGACGGTGCGACGGATCGCCGCCCAGCTCCGGGCCGACCCCCGGACCGTGGCGATCGTGCTGGTCATGCCGCTGGTGCTCGTGACCCTGCTCTACCTGGTCTTCCTCGACGTGCCGGTGCCGCCGGGCGGCCGGTCGGTCTTCGACCGCATCGGGCCGGTCATGCTCGCGGTCCTGCCGATGCTGCTGATGTTCATCGTGACCTCGGTGACGATGCTGCGGGAGCGCCGGTCCGGCACGCTGGAGCGCCTGCTCACGACGCCGCTGAGCCGCTGGAACCTCCTCGCCTCCTACGGTGCCGTCTTCGGCATGCTCAGCGTGGTCCAGGCGCTCCTGCTGGGGCTGCTCATCCTCGGCCCGCTCGGCGTCGAGATCGACGGGCCCCCGGCGGTCCTGCTCCTCGTCGCCCTGCTCGACGGCCTCGTCGGCGTGGCCTTCGGCCTCCTCGCCAGCGCCTTCGCGCGCACCGAGTTCCAGGCCGTGCAGTTCATGCCCGTCTTCATCGGACCGCAGCTCCTGCTGTGCGGCCTCTTCGTGCCGACCGACCTGATGCCGGACGCCCTCGGGCTGATCGCGGCGTGCCTGCCGATGACCTGGGCCGTGGACGCGGTCGGCGACGTGCTGGCCGACTCGGTGGGTCCGGGGACGGTCGTGGACCTGGGGCTGCTGGCGGCCCTGGTGCTGGTCTTCCTCTTCGTCGCGTCCCGGTCGATGCCGCGGCAGACCCGCTGACTCAGATGTTGGCGTCGAGCGCCGGGAAGCCGGGCGGCAGGTCGGCGGCGCCCTCCTCGGCCTCCGACTCCGCCCGGCGAGCGGCCTCGAGGTCCAGCCCCAGGGTGTAGGCGGCCATCGAGATCGAGCCGGCCGCATGGCCGTCGACCAGCGGGTCCAGCGGCTCTCCGTCGGCGAGACCGGCGATGTAGAGGAGCGGAAGGTAGTGGTCGGGCGTCGGGACGGCCGCAGCGAAGTCGGGGTGGGAGTCGAGCGCCGCGACCTGCGCCGGGTCGTCCATGAGCGTCTCGCGCGCCACGTCGTCGAAGCGCCGCGCCCAGTCGTAGCCCTCGTCCGGGCGGGTGAAGTCGACGGCGTGCAGGTTGTGGACGACGTTGCCGCTGCCGACGACCAGGACCCCTTCGTCGCGCAGCGCCCCGAGCTTGCGGCCGAGCTCGAGGTGGTGGTCGAAGCTCTTGAAGGCGTTGAGCGAGAGCTGCACGACGGGCACCGAGGCGTCGGGGAAGGCGTGAAGCAGGACCGACCACGTGCCGTGGTCGATGCCCCAGCTGTCGATGTCCTGGCCGACCCAGGTCGGCTTGACGACGTCCGCGACGAGCTCGGCGACGTCGGGCGCCCCGGGCGCGGGGTACTGGACGTCGAAGAGCTCCTGGGGGAAG
This genomic interval carries:
- a CDS encoding ABC transporter permease, translated to MSSRLATVRRIAAQLRADPRTVAIVLVMPLVLVTLLYLVFLDVPVPPGGRSVFDRIGPVMLAVLPMLLMFIVTSVTMLRERRSGTLERLLTTPLSRWNLLASYGAVFGMLSVVQALLLGLLILGPLGVEIDGPPAVLLLVALLDGLVGVAFGLLASAFARTEFQAVQFMPVFIGPQLLLCGLFVPTDLMPDALGLIAACLPMTWAVDAVGDVLADSVGPGTVVDLGLLAALVLVFLFVASRSMPRQTR
- the ygiD gene encoding 4,5-DOPA dioxygenase extradiol, whose amino-acid sequence is MSATTRMPAAFLGHGNPMNALERNRYTEAWRLFGRSVPRPRAILVVSAHWYTNATAVTSMPRPRTIHDFYGFPQELFDVQYPAPGAPDVAELVADVVKPTWVGQDIDSWGIDHGTWSVLLHAFPDASVPVVQLSLNAFKSFDHHLELGRKLGALRDEGVLVVGSGNVVHNLHAVDFTRPDEGYDWARRFDDVARETLMDDPAQVAALDSHPDFAAAVPTPDHYLPLLYIAGLADGEPLDPLVDGHAAGSISMAAYTLGLDLEAARRAESEAEEGAADLPPGFPALDANI